GCCCCcttttcctccctccccttTTGCTTTTTCCCCGACCGGCACCATtcccgcctgcgccgcgcagccgcccgcgcccactCTGCCGCTGCCCCCACCTCTGCGCCGCAGCGCGCGCGTGTCCAAGACGCGGAGGCagcgcctctctctcccatgcGCTCTCTCCTCCCTCAGCTCGTCCAAAATCGGCAAGGAGCCGAGCTCCTTTCTCCCTCCCCTTTTTGCTTTTTCCCCGATCGGCGTCACGCCCGTGACCGCCTCTGCCGCCACTTGGCCGCTAGCTCCGAGCACGACCGCCAGCTGCCGCCTTGATCGCCCTAAGGTCGGTTTGAACCGACCTCCCGCGCGAACTGACCTCGCCTCCACTATAAAGCCGAGTCCCTCCTCTCAAATCCCTCCCACTTCAGTCCCCACCGCTGCAGTGCCATCGCCGCCTTgctgccgccgtcctcgccttcctccgcccTCGCGTGTGCCGGGAAGCCGGCGTGCGCGCGGAGCCGAAGAGGGCTCCGGCcacccttcttcttccccttccccggcccgacGACGGGGAACTCGCTTCCGCGCCGTTGGCTGCTCGTCACCACGCCGTCCcggctcggtagtgcctccctcccgTTCCCCTTCCCCGCTCACCCTTGTCCCCTCTAGCTTGTGTGGTAGCTCGGTAGCCCTGCCGAACACGCGTAGATGCCGCCCCAAGGACCGCCGCCACCCGGCATGgccccgccgccattgccgcccacccccggaggccgcctctcgtcgccggctgcCCTCGGTGCTCCTCCGTCCCATCCGGCGCCGGAAACGGATTCCTTGAATCCCGGATATGCTCCCACCCCTTTTAATCGAACCCCCGTTGCTCCGGTGAAGTCCCCCCCcttttctcgccgccggcgtgcgccgccgcgattcgtcaacgccggcctccctccggcgaatccgatcCGGTGGCTCACTTCCTATCGTCCGTCCCATCGTTCCGgtgtactccctctctctcgaatcgtcgcgacgagctccggtgaactcggccgtcgtccgccgtccatctcggccgccccttcttcctcctcccgccggcccgcgtggctgccacgtaggcgccacgtcggcgccacctcggctttgaccgagccgagccggtgccgcctccttcctcccccccctcccgtgcgcgcggtccacggtgCGCCAACCGGCTGCATGTGGGCCCGCTGCCATCCGATCCACCCGGCGCACCGCCCGCACACCGcacccaccaaaccctagcaccgCACCCGCGTGCGCTCTCCCCACCGTGAGCCTTgccgccgacatgtgggccccacccagGACCCCGCgaggtgcacccggtccaccggaccgctccctcccccttccgcgcgccctaatgggccgcctttcccgcgcccgcgccggcccaaaTGGCTTGGCCGAGCCTCCTTCGacccttgggccgcgcccttgcCGCCCGAAAAAGTCTAATATACATCcctccatccttttctttttcagggatttaataaatcctttttcctttgtcccataaatcaattccttgttacaaaattccataaaccattttCTTTGGTCCCACATGacagtgactgtcaataatattcttgagaatattatttctataaattccataaaccattcCTCTTATTccagaaattccaattaaacttccaaaattcatatcaccCACTCCGTAACTCCGATTaactccgttccacttccagtaattccgtaaaattgagatctatttagtggcactactaattagtctaaataggatctttcttttggtcttttgctTAGGTTTTCagttgtttgcgtatagttgcggttatcggattttcgtcgatcgcgggttttctcgaagattcgtgaagcttcgtgaagaccttgagcaaggcaagtcaccctttgatcaattgcccctataattgaaaagtcattattattttgtttgcaacttgcattattagaatcacacacttaacttgcttggcctcggtttgcgtgccaaaccgacggacctacccagtagtcgtaCTAATTTTcgtaggtcgtactaccctgaatccttgtcgctccacccttgtggtacctcggtattcgtgctctctgagcacgtataccaaatatcccacatacaccgttgtttgtcgaaaacttgggaaatgggtttgtgaagccttcaaaacccgacatgtggtgtcggtgtgtttgaaaataaaatgaattgtgaaaactcgcgatgcggggggttgtgcctatgtggcactgtcccgtattcgcatataaggaccgattcctgtgggaaactcatcgaacataatcaaagtacaaccacaaggtggaatgggacaccctggctaagtagctagtcggttcagggaaacctcgcatgccaatagttgggaacgccggggcggggtcggttggagccaaaccgggttcctggtaatgcaagaacgagaagcttgctgaattaccgatcgaggtggttggagtttgatttgtgaacgcctaaaatggcctatgtttatgtgaggatttgatccttctatgtggcatgaggtatccctgggtcggcttgggaaaggctttgtcgcgaacctctgacaccggccagtgtctggagtaagtttgtgtcttgtgggtaaagtgtacccctctgcagaggttaactaactgttcgaacagccgtgcccacggtcatgggcggatgtgaggtggttcccgttgcatagatttgtttgcctgtgctttgtgaaaagttgttgtggtgtgggaattgtaaccagaatcagcctatgtggcagatggatgacctgagtggtcagaaacgaatctgtgtgattcgggatgtctgcgggcatcatagactaggctttccgagtggaagcggattgttgtgctgctgggcagctggactctgggagtccgagaaaatgaaaaaggctctgggagccgattaatcaagtggaatggctctgggagccgagaagtaatgatctgacctgggaggtcggtacattactaaatgagctgttgaaaagcatctcttaaagtcgaatcgagacgcaagtctcttttcgcccaaacttaaaaagaaataaatcacttagtgatttcaaaaaaaggtcttcaaataaaagatttgcaaaacaaccttgcctctcttccaagcttgcattaaacacctaaattcccgtgacttgctgagtacgaaagtactcacccttgctctatataaatatatatatatatatagttcctccgccctgaagagaagataaagtgaagtgaagattagggtttcgtcctggttcctagccgccgcctgtggtgttgggtgttagttcgttggttccgctgctgctgctgttgttggtgtttcctcgtccgtgtcgtcggttgcattctcgggttGTTCTGagttgcaacctaagttaaggtaaataagtcctctatttattttaaggattgctatgattcatatttgtcactgtgggtaccagcactatgtcctgggactggtaccgagatcgtggtttcgtaggaagcggttcacgccgttttccctacgacacgctcctgtcaggtgccgttgtacggcggtgccagattggggtgtgacaccaCATCCTTTCTTACTTAAAGTTATAACCCAATGActcctaaagcttaacatgcaaagatgccacatcatcatccactaacaatcactacatttaaacatcatgcaaatatgttatattatctataattttataatttattaaattttagagctttgaaaatgcaagcatgttaaatcatcatcctacataattcacataatatttcaatatatatcttcattatttttttataatatcctatGTACTTATATAGTTTAACCTCAattagttaatgttatttctctcttctctctctcattaAGACACaacacatcaattgtttttagtgtgtaaatgattaatctatggtccaaattatctccaccttttcttcttcattaagtcatatcacctcAGTTATTTTTagtctttagatgattaatctatggtttgaactttctcctttttttttcttctctcataaagtCATATAACCTTACTTTTGCATTTGAATCATTATTccatatactatttaaatttaaattatcataaaccacgtTAACTTTATGTTGTCTAGctattttatatattattttttacttaTTATTATCATACTGAATTCCCACAGTAACgcacggggtttcacctagttaatGTATAATTCTGGTCCTCAGAGCTTGAGTTTGGACTTTGAGTAGCAATCACCTGGTACCTATGTAGAGTTCATATCCAAATTCCAGAGCTCCAAATTTACAAAAGAAAATACTAATTGCAACTTCGATTGACATCTGAACCATAACAGATCATAAGcacaaaaaatacatatatattgacCAGTAAACTGATCACCCGGGGTCACAACCAACACTTACACATGTAATAATACATACTGGCCAATGGTTTTTTCCCAGAACTAATTAAACTTTGCAAGCATAAACAAAGACAAAACAGACAGTTTCCAAAGTTCAGAGAGTTCAGACTGCTCACAGTAAACCAACCAACAAAAACATGTAGACGACGTGTAGCACACtgtcaatcgatcgatcgatcgatcggctgcAGTGTCCCAATGTGATTAAGCACACTGGTAGTCGGATGGGCAGATCTTGCCGCAGTTGTTGAGGATGAGGCTGAGGTCGATGGGGATGTTGAGGTTGAGGCCGAGCACGTTGGCCTTGATGGCGGTGCAGAGGcagacggcggcgtcgaggtcgaCGAGGCCGTCGAGCAGCGAGCAGCAGGGCTCGTACGGCGCCACCGCGCCGATCTTGGCCTTCACGAGGCCGAGCACGTTGGCGCACACGTGCAGCTTCAGCGCGTCGCGCGGGCAcgacccggcgccgccgccgggcgtcggcggcctcggcgccggcggcttcggcttcggcgtCGGCGGCTCCGGGCAGTAGGTGCAGGCGCTCGCCACGGCCACCACCAGGAGGCTCACCGCTAGAACGAGCGCTGCCTTCGCCGCCATTGCTGCAATTGATCAAGCAAAAGCTAGTGAAGAAGATGAGAGTACTAGGTAGCTAGTAGATCAGCTCGAGGTTCTTGCTTTGTGTGTGCTTGGAGTGTGCATGGCGAGTGGTATTTATAGTggccatggaggaggaggagatgatgaGAAGAAGATGTGTAGATGGATGAGTACGTGAATGGGGGCCTAGATGATCATGCGTGTGGTACCCAATCGGCGAATCAAGAATCGATCGACCGTGAGTATGGATGATTGATTGGATGAACTGTATTGGGATTGTGATTTATATTCTCCGTGTGTCCTAGTTGCAATATATTCTTTTCATCACAATATATTGCTAGATTTTCCCGGATCAATTAATACTAGTGTAATACATGGGTACTGTACAATTAGAGCTCGTACAATTATGGTTTCAGATCATCTAGCTAAGGTCCGTAACTTCTGTTTGGGTTTATATATTGATCagtatataagttttttttagactGGTCACCGGAGGGCGAAATACCCACCTGAATATATTACTTCCAACGATCTTACACAAGGTGGGTTTCGCCTATGCAAGCGCAGGAGCCCTAGAGGATAATAGGAAAAAATACACGGCCGGGGACACAGAGAAGAGAATACAAACACGTCATAACCTTCCTACCATGCGCACACACAGCGGCAAAGAGATAAACTGAGAAGCTTTGACGTTTGCCACCTGCAAAAACACCCAATCAAATTTCAAATCAAACTAATGCTAGAACCCTAAATCGACATCATCCACTTCACATGCAGACTTAAACACCAGGAATTGAAGGTGCCAGAGGGTCTCACTGCCAcatgtatgctggcttggttcATTGGCAGTCGAAAGACTGTGGTTATTGAAGACCACCCACACAAAAGGTAGGTCTCATAGCTAAAGTATATAAGTTAGAATGCCTAAACTTAAACAAAAAAGCAGATTTTAAATTAACCTTCTATTAAACTTGTTGTAAGTAACCGTAGCTCTCTAAGAAGTTGAAAACTAGA
Above is a window of Oryza sativa Japonica Group chromosome 10, ASM3414082v1 DNA encoding:
- the LOC4349329 gene encoding 14 kDa proline-rich protein DC2.15, whose protein sequence is MAAKAALVLAVSLLVVAVASACTYCPEPPTPKPKPPAPRPPTPGGGAGSCPRDALKLHVCANVLGLVKAKIGAVAPYEPCCSLLDGLVDLDAAVCLCTAIKANVLGLNLNIPIDLSLILNNCGKICPSDYQCA